A portion of the Aquila chrysaetos chrysaetos chromosome 4, bAquChr1.4, whole genome shotgun sequence genome contains these proteins:
- the NAPG gene encoding gamma-soluble NSF attachment protein — protein MAAQKINEALEHIAKAEKYLKTGFLKWKPDYDSAATEYGKAAVAFKNAKQFDQAREACLREAEAHENNKALFHAAKAYEQAGMMLKEMQRLPEAVQLIEKASMMYLENGTPDTAAIALERAGKLIENVSPEKAVQLYQQAASVFENEERLRQALEMLGKASRLLVRGRRLDEAALSLQKEKSIYKEIENYPTCYKKTIAQVLVHLHRNDYVAAERCVRESYSIPGFNGSEDCAALEQLLEGYDQQDQDQVSEVCNLPLFKYMDNDYAKLGLTLVVPGGGIKKKSPNAAQDKARGPAAVGSHADEEEDEYSGGLC, from the exons ATGGCGGCGCAGAAGATTAACGAGGCGCTCGAGCACATCGCTAAGGCGGAGAAATA TCTGAAAACTGGATTCTTAAAGTGGAAACCAGATTATGACAGTGCAGCTACTGAATATGGGAAGGCGG CTGTTGCTTTTAAGAATGCCAAGCAGTTTGACCAGGCAAGGGAAGCCTGTTTACGGGAAGCTGAGGCACATGAAAACAATAAAGC TCTCTTCCATGCTGCCAA agcttATGAACAAGCTGGCATGATGTTAAAG GAGATGCAGAGACTCCCTGAAGCAGTTCAGCTGATTGAGAAAGCCAGTATGATGTACCTGGAGAATGGGACACCAGACACAGCAGCTATTGCGCTGGAACGGGCTGGAAA GTTAATAGAAAATGTGAGCCCAGAGAAGGCTGTGCAGCTCTATCAGCAAGCAGCATCAGTGTTTGAA AATGAAGAACGTTTACGGCAAGCATTAGAAATGCTAGGGAAGGCATCAAGACTTCTAGTCAGAGGACGCAG atTAGATGAGGCTGCATTGtctcttcaaaaggaaaaaagtatttataagGAAATTGAAAATTACCCAACATGCTATAAG aaaactaTTGCTCAAGTCTTAGTTCATCTTCACAGAAATGATTATGTTGCTGCAGAAAGATGCGTGAGGGAAAGCTATAG taTACCAGGATTTAATGGAAGTGAAGACTGTGCAGCACTAGAGCAACTTTTAGAAGGGTATGACCAGCAGGATCAAGATCAAGTTTCTGAAGTCTGTAATTTGCCACTCTTCAAATACATGGACAATGAT TATGCCAAGCTTGGTCTTACCTTGGTGGTCCCAGGAGGTGGAATCAAGAAGAAATCACCCAATGCTGCACAAGACAAAGCAAGAGGACCAGCTGCAGTGGGCTCTCATGCtgatgaggaggaggatgaatATTCTGGTGGACTATGCTAG